In a genomic window of Bacteroidota bacterium:
- the gatB gene encoding Asp-tRNA(Asn)/Glu-tRNA(Gln) amidotransferase subunit GatB: MKNIDKNFEVAIGLEIHIQLLTKTKMFSSEKNCHSEIPNSQISETSLAYPGTLPVPNQKAIEFAIRLGIACNSQISKQVEFVRKNYFYYDLPKAYQITQKDCPICKGGNIKINFLKATEKQINITSIQLEEDSAKTIYDKDSNIALIDMNRAGIPLLEIVTAPEIKNSEEVVLFVSEIRKLVRYLEISDGNLESGSLRCDANISVREKNTEIAETHSEIKNLNSFSNLRNSINAEIDRQAKILSNGKKPESITLAFDKVKNKVFPVRNKLSAKDYRFISEPDILPLLLEKKYIDEISKKMPHLPNYYLSKFIKLCNLSYYDANLLSENKEIAIYFSEIILHTKNYKIAANWLLVQIKTYLKENKITIKKFSISALNIASLVNLIADEKISHTSAQKKVFPEMLANPCKSPAEIIKNQNLESDISEADLNCLANEIIRKHPDKVIKYKNGKTKIINVLINEIMKETNGEVQPKLIKKLLQDKLEIK; encoded by the coding sequence ATGAAAAATATAGATAAGAATTTTGAAGTTGCAATTGGTTTAGAGATACATATTCAGCTACTTACGAAAACGAAAATGTTTTCTTCCGAAAAAAATTGTCATTCTGAAATTCCAAATTCTCAGATTAGTGAGACCAGTCTGGCATATCCGGGGACATTGCCAGTTCCAAACCAGAAAGCGATAGAATTTGCCATTCGGCTCGGAATTGCATGTAATTCGCAGATTTCCAAACAAGTTGAATTTGTGAGAAAAAATTATTTTTATTACGATTTGCCGAAAGCTTACCAAATAACTCAAAAAGATTGCCCTATTTGTAAAGGTGGAAATATTAAAATAAATTTTTTAAAAGCAACTGAAAAACAGATAAATATTACAAGCATTCAGTTGGAAGAAGATTCTGCAAAAACTATTTATGACAAAGATTCAAACATTGCCTTAATTGATATGAATCGAGCAGGAATTCCATTGTTAGAAATTGTAACTGCTCCCGAAATTAAAAATTCTGAAGAGGTTGTTCTTTTTGTTTCCGAAATTAGAAAATTGGTTCGCTATCTGGAAATATCTGATGGAAATTTAGAATCGGGAAGCTTGCGTTGCGATGCAAATATTTCGGTAAGAGAAAAAAATACTGAAATTGCTGAAACGCACTCGGAAATTAAAAATCTAAATTCATTTTCAAATTTAAGGAACTCCATAAATGCCGAAATTGACAGACAAGCAAAAATTCTTAGCAATGGGAAAAAACCCGAAAGTATAACTCTGGCATTCGACAAGGTCAAAAATAAGGTTTTTCCTGTGAGGAATAAATTATCAGCTAAGGATTACAGATTTATTAGTGAACCCGACATTTTGCCTCTTCTGCTCGAAAAAAAATACATTGACGAGATAAGTAAAAAAATGCCACATCTTCCGAATTATTATTTGTCGAAATTTATAAAGCTTTGTAATCTATCTTATTATGATGCAAATTTGCTTTCAGAAAATAAAGAAATTGCAATTTATTTTAGTGAAATTATTTTGCATACAAAAAACTATAAAATTGCTGCAAATTGGCTTCTTGTTCAAATAAAAACCTACCTGAAAGAAAACAAGATTACAATTAAGAAATTTTCGATTTCTGCTCTAAATATAGCATCACTTGTAAATTTAATTGCAGATGAAAAAATTAGCCATACTTCAGCTCAAAAAAAAGTATTTCCTGAAATGCTTGCAAATCCATGCAAATCTCCAGCAGAAATTATTAAAAATCAAAATCTTGAATCGGATATTTCAGAAGCAGATTTAAATTGTTTGGCAAATGAAATAATAAGAAAACACCCTGATAAAGTTATAAAATATAAAAATGGCAAAACCAAAATTATCAATGTATTGATAAATGAAATAATGAAAGAGACAAACGGGGAAGTTCAACCAAAATTGATTAAAAAACTTTTGCAAGATAAATTAGAAATCAAATAA